In Ignavibacteriales bacterium, one DNA window encodes the following:
- a CDS encoding BamA/TamA family outer membrane protein, translating into MTKLQIILFLFLTTTFCFALELDSMMVENEKSIRVDSIRLVGNEITKDEIILRELNFKIGDMISRKDLRYNEERIYSLGLFNHVRTAQLDEDNLSKIIITVEESWYIWPLPLIDFRDNDFNKFTYGMNLLYKNFRGMNETISCVLAFGYDPFYILSYYNPWFIKKQNISLSFGISYNKILNKSPLAFTSYGGQFEYKYLSAYINIGKRFNLFNEAYLFFGYDYVEIPKKVDGLITGSEDRIDRIPKIGLTYIFDSRNLKQFPDSGIYTNVNYTQKGFGVNKIYYSSFSLNFITYNKVVGNLTSKLRFSSRFTFGKTIPFYDNSFLGVGDKIRGHYQEISEGHNRYLVSAELKYPIIRDFYFSIKLPWIPQELTSYRLAVYGNLFGDNGATQFHQDGIRIKELSGYGAGLIFLFLPYNIFRATYALNEYKKGEWIFELGFSF; encoded by the coding sequence ATGACTAAACTTCAAATAATACTATTTCTTTTTCTCACAACTACATTTTGTTTTGCTTTAGAATTGGATTCTATGATGGTTGAAAATGAAAAATCTATCAGAGTGGATTCAATAAGATTAGTTGGAAATGAAATTACCAAAGACGAAATAATTCTACGCGAATTGAATTTTAAAATTGGCGATATGATTTCAAGGAAAGATTTACGATATAACGAGGAAAGAATATATAGTTTAGGTTTATTTAATCATGTTAGAACTGCTCAACTTGATGAAGATAATTTATCTAAAATTATAATAACTGTGGAAGAGAGCTGGTATATTTGGCCCCTGCCGTTGATAGATTTTAGAGATAATGATTTTAATAAGTTCACCTATGGAATGAATCTGTTGTACAAAAATTTTCGCGGTATGAATGAAACTATCAGCTGTGTATTAGCATTTGGATATGATCCATTTTACATTCTTTCTTATTACAATCCATGGTTTATTAAGAAACAAAATATTTCATTAAGCTTTGGTATTTCGTACAATAAAATATTGAATAAAAGTCCGCTTGCCTTTACAAGCTATGGCGGGCAATTCGAGTATAAATATTTATCCGCTTACATCAATATTGGCAAAAGATTTAACTTATTCAATGAGGCATATTTATTTTTTGGTTATGATTATGTAGAAATACCTAAAAAGGTTGATGGATTGATTACTGGTTCTGAAGATAGAATTGATCGAATCCCCAAAATAGGTTTAACATATATTTTTGATTCGCGAAACTTAAAACAATTCCCGGATTCTGGTATTTACACCAATGTTAACTATACTCAAAAAGGTTTCGGGGTAAATAAAATATATTATTCCAGTTTCAGCCTTAATTTTATCACTTACAATAAGGTTGTTGGTAATCTTACTAGTAAACTTAGATTTAGTAGCCGCTTTACATTTGGTAAAACAATTCCATTTTATGATAATTCATTTCTGGGTGTTGGGGATAAAATCCGTGGACATTACCAGGAAATAAGTGAAGGTCATAACCGTTACTTAGTTTCGGCGGAATTAAAATATCCGATTATAAGAGATTTTTATTTTTCTATTAAACTTCCATGGATTCCACAGGAACTTACAAGTTATCGGTTGGCTGTGTATGGTAACTTATTTGGGGATAATGGAGCAACACAGTTCCATCAGGATGGAATAAGAATAAAAGAATTATCCGGCTATGGAGCAGGTTTAATATTTTTATTTTTACCATATAACATTTTTCGTGCAACGTATGCATTAAATGAATATAAAAAAGGAGAGTGGATATTTGAACTCGGGTTCTCTTTCTAA
- a CDS encoding glycosyltransferase, whose translation MKIVHIISSFSPGGAEVLVKDIAINTGNNYDVEVWAVGSTGDKIFEEKYKKELEENGVGFVNVGKVVHKNKFWVVIKLRQLIKERKPDVINSHTELATFYCTPAIIGLNVKLLQTIHNTVIGFPLLQKYFSRPFIKKYIAISEKCKVLIKDVLKVDEERIELIFNGINIRKYQQKQRVINDEVKNIICVGRLDVQKDHATLLKAFSILRVKLLVEDKLVPKLNLVGIGVLEDDLKKLSSKLGLNEDVIFWGARNDVPELLFQNDIWVMSSRWEGLSIALLEAFSSGIPVVATDVGSNGEVIEDKFSGRLVEKENPQALANTLYKLITNPEERKLYSKNAQKRAQEFKIESCVNNYLRLYNSLFELKSNLLSLSSSKA comes from the coding sequence ATGAAAATTGTTCATATCATTTCATCTTTTAGTCCAGGTGGTGCAGAAGTTTTAGTAAAGGATATCGCCATAAATACAGGTAATAATTATGATGTTGAGGTGTGGGCAGTTGGATCAACAGGTGATAAAATTTTTGAAGAAAAATACAAGAAAGAATTGGAAGAAAATGGAGTTGGTTTTGTAAATGTTGGTAAAGTAGTTCATAAAAATAAATTTTGGGTTGTAATTAAACTCCGCCAATTAATCAAAGAACGAAAACCCGATGTTATAAATTCTCACACAGAATTAGCAACGTTTTATTGTACTCCAGCAATTATTGGCTTAAATGTAAAATTACTCCAAACTATTCATAATACAGTTATTGGTTTTCCATTATTGCAAAAATATTTTTCCCGCCCATTTATAAAAAAATATATAGCTATTTCTGAAAAATGTAAAGTTTTAATAAAAGATGTATTGAAAGTTGATGAGGAAAGAATTGAACTGATCTTTAATGGAATAAATATTAGGAAGTACCAGCAAAAACAAAGAGTAATTAATGACGAAGTAAAAAATATTATTTGTGTCGGCAGGCTTGATGTACAAAAAGATCATGCAACATTACTAAAAGCTTTTTCAATTTTAAGAGTAAAATTACTTGTTGAGGATAAGTTAGTTCCAAAATTAAATCTTGTAGGGATTGGTGTTTTAGAAGATGATCTAAAAAAATTAAGTAGTAAACTTGGCTTAAACGAAGATGTTATTTTTTGGGGAGCAAGAAATGATGTTCCCGAATTACTTTTCCAGAATGATATCTGGGTAATGTCATCCAGATGGGAAGGTTTATCCATAGCTTTATTAGAAGCGTTTTCATCAGGAATTCCGGTTGTTGCCACTGATGTTGGAAGCAATGGAGAAGTAATTGAGGACAAGTTTAGTGGAAGATTGGTTGAAAAGGAAAATCCTCAAGCACTTGCCAATACACTTTACAAATTAATTACAAATCCAGAAGAGAGAAAACTGTATTCAAAAAATGCTCAGAAAAGAGCCCAGGAATTTAAAATTGAGTCTTGTGTAAATAATTACCTAAGACTTTATAATTCTTTGTTCGAATTGAAAAGTAATCTGCTATCATTATCCAGCTCAAAAGCGTAA
- a CDS encoding glycosyltransferase, whose amino-acid sequence MAKLLLIGPRTTRKNPEKTGGVIVLFEQLIYELKETNTEMLIIDANSANYGSRKKALLNIIYKMIKTIPKVDHVSLHGTATSYIFVAPFAIILAKLFHKTLSLRKFAGNFNQFYEISSPIRKKLIEWILRSADYSFFETKYLVEYFKKWNENTYWFPNVRKRSFLPSLPRTYNKKFVFISHVSKGKGIDQILEASQKLDKSYTIDIYGPIMQNEYTNESFKNFNVTYKGALEHTKVIQTLNNYDVLLLPSYRAEEGYPGIIIEAYSLGIPIISTTLKPIKEICTDGIEGILVEPKNVLQMVDAIQYFNNNNYKMFSENAYEKFEDFRSDLHTSSFINKLELVSDEK is encoded by the coding sequence GTGGCAAAATTACTACTGATAGGTCCAAGAACAACAAGAAAAAATCCTGAAAAAACTGGAGGAGTAATCGTTCTTTTTGAACAGTTGATTTACGAATTAAAAGAAACAAACACAGAAATGTTAATAATTGATGCGAACAGTGCAAATTATGGAAGTCGTAAAAAAGCTCTTTTAAACATCATTTATAAAATGATAAAAACCATTCCTAAGGTTGATCATGTTTCTTTGCATGGTACAGCAACGAGTTATATTTTTGTAGCTCCTTTCGCCATTATACTTGCTAAATTATTCCACAAGACTTTAAGCCTTAGAAAATTTGCCGGCAATTTTAATCAATTTTATGAAATCAGTTCACCGATTCGAAAGAAATTAATAGAATGGATTTTAAGGAGCGCAGATTATTCATTTTTCGAAACGAAATATCTTGTGGAATATTTTAAAAAATGGAATGAGAATACATATTGGTTTCCAAATGTTCGCAAAAGATCATTTTTACCATCGCTTCCAAGAACTTACAATAAAAAATTTGTATTCATTAGCCATGTTAGTAAAGGAAAAGGAATAGATCAGATTTTAGAAGCTTCGCAGAAATTGGATAAGAGTTATACGATTGATATTTATGGTCCTATAATGCAGAATGAATACACGAATGAAAGTTTTAAGAATTTTAATGTTACCTATAAAGGTGCATTAGAACATACTAAGGTTATTCAGACATTGAACAACTATGATGTGCTTCTGCTTCCCAGTTATAGAGCAGAAGAGGGGTACCCTGGGATTATTATTGAAGCGTACTCACTTGGTATTCCAATAATATCCACAACCCTAAAACCCATTAAAGAAATTTGTACTGACGGAATTGAAGGAATTCTTGTTGAACCTAAAAACGTTTTACAAATGGTTGATGCTATTCAATACTTTAACAATAATAACTATAAAATGTTTTCAGAGAATGCTTACGAAAAATTTGAAGATTTTAGATCAGATCTTCATACAAGCAGTTTTATAAACAAACTTGAACTAGTATCAGATGAAAAATAG
- a CDS encoding polysaccharide biosynthesis tyrosine autokinase has protein sequence MKNNNFNFPDEEPIKLSYLFEVLVRKKWTVIITFFVIVSGVVIYTLTQDKMYEATSAVLVKDNDANQSLGLLKSDETIDRTIQNELEVLESRDLLMRVAKKIDKRIYVDPNSKKDTLNIIWAAMESSKNFDLNSVEFVGEIAGEFYKSVSFYYKEGTNVIKVSVKSPDPKEAALLANLYSQTYNEKDLLGSRENATGLRNFLEEQNKIKTEKLAKSDSAMQKYMQSTGIKELDGQTNILTNKVATLESELEATDIESKNSQLLLSRYKSELSKMTPNMTKKLVDVDDMYITELQQVIAKKEAEKDLLKVNASIEGMTSQYADQYSKLKKGLDSLKTLLNTRSNNYIQNSLNNYSVLDNNSGDSKNYISQLSGEIQRLETRLASLDQSRAMLQQNLLKYEGKLGGIPKQSIELAKLQRERLFNEKLYLSIGEKYEEAVLAEQSSFGKVSILDKADIPTKPVSPNVKMNLILGGLSGLSLGILFAFLINLLYNKIYSPRDVEHLGFRLLSTIPKLKLESGRSSKLLTQGSNQNTSANLITAKNPNSEIYESYLRLGVNIAYNFIDKNLNSLLVTSPGPGAGKSATALNVSITLANLGKTVLLVDTDLRRPVIHKYFNKSMIPGLTEYLLEQKSISEITQQTVVKGLDIITCGGRLLNPSLILSSGRMKTFMEQENEFYDFVIYDAPPLNAVTDAIHLAKNVDEVVMVVRSGKTYVEELKHANQLLGQVNVSVGGVVLNDFDASKAPFSYGKMYGYYAYEEKVEKKGIFKRRRKKELVV, from the coding sequence ATGAAAAATAATAACTTCAATTTTCCTGACGAAGAACCTATCAAATTATCTTATTTGTTTGAGGTTCTTGTAAGAAAAAAATGGACGGTAATTATAACTTTCTTTGTAATTGTAAGTGGAGTTGTAATCTATACTTTAACTCAGGATAAAATGTATGAAGCCACATCTGCAGTTCTGGTAAAAGATAATGATGCAAACCAATCATTAGGATTACTAAAATCTGATGAAACAATTGATAGAACAATTCAAAATGAATTAGAGGTTCTTGAATCGAGGGATCTTTTAATGCGGGTTGCCAAAAAGATTGATAAAAGAATTTATGTAGATCCTAACAGTAAAAAGGATACTCTTAACATTATTTGGGCAGCAATGGAATCATCAAAAAACTTTGATCTTAATTCAGTTGAGTTTGTTGGTGAAATTGCTGGCGAATTTTATAAAAGTGTTTCGTTCTACTACAAAGAGGGTACAAATGTAATAAAGGTTTCTGTAAAAAGTCCAGATCCTAAAGAAGCGGCGCTTTTAGCAAACCTGTACTCTCAAACTTATAATGAAAAGGACTTACTCGGCAGCCGTGAAAATGCTACTGGACTTAGAAATTTTTTAGAAGAACAAAATAAGATAAAAACAGAAAAACTTGCTAAAAGTGATTCCGCTATGCAAAAATATATGCAATCAACTGGTATTAAAGAATTAGATGGTCAAACAAATATATTAACAAATAAAGTTGCTACATTGGAATCTGAGCTTGAAGCTACTGACATAGAATCCAAAAACAGCCAGCTTTTATTATCTCGATATAAATCTGAACTATCTAAAATGACTCCAAACATGACCAAAAAATTGGTAGATGTTGATGACATGTATATTACTGAATTGCAGCAGGTTATTGCAAAAAAAGAAGCCGAAAAGGATTTACTTAAAGTTAACGCAAGCATTGAAGGTATGACCTCTCAATATGCTGATCAATATAGTAAATTGAAAAAGGGATTAGATTCCCTAAAAACATTGCTAAATACACGATCAAATAATTACATTCAGAATTCCTTAAACAATTATTCAGTTCTCGATAATAATTCCGGAGACAGCAAAAACTATATTTCTCAATTATCCGGGGAAATTCAGCGATTGGAAACAAGATTGGCTTCGCTTGATCAAAGTAGAGCAATGCTCCAGCAAAATCTTCTTAAGTATGAAGGAAAACTGGGCGGGATTCCAAAACAAAGCATAGAGTTGGCAAAACTGCAGAGAGAAAGATTGTTTAATGAAAAACTATATTTAAGTATCGGCGAAAAATATGAAGAGGCAGTTTTAGCAGAGCAGTCCTCATTTGGCAAAGTTTCAATTTTGGATAAAGCCGATATACCTACTAAACCTGTAAGTCCAAATGTTAAAATGAATTTGATATTGGGTGGGCTTTCTGGTTTAAGTTTAGGAATCTTATTCGCCTTTTTAATTAACTTATTATACAATAAAATATATTCACCAAGAGATGTAGAACATTTAGGATTTAGACTTTTATCCACAATTCCAAAATTAAAATTAGAATCTGGAAGAAGCTCAAAACTTTTAACTCAAGGTTCAAATCAAAATACAAGCGCTAATTTAATCACAGCAAAAAATCCAAACTCAGAAATTTACGAATCATATTTAAGGCTTGGCGTAAACATCGCTTATAACTTCATAGATAAGAACCTCAATTCATTGTTAGTTACAAGTCCCGGTCCTGGTGCAGGAAAAAGTGCAACTGCATTAAATGTTTCCATCACGTTGGCAAATCTTGGAAAAACTGTTTTGCTGGTGGATACTGATCTAAGAAGACCGGTGATTCATAAATATTTTAACAAATCAATGATACCAGGATTAACTGAATATCTTCTTGAACAAAAGTCTATTTCCGAAATTACACAGCAAACCGTAGTAAAAGGATTAGATATAATTACCTGTGGGGGCAGATTGTTAAATCCTTCACTAATTCTTTCTTCCGGAAGAATGAAAACTTTTATGGAGCAGGAAAATGAGTTTTATGATTTTGTAATTTATGATGCTCCACCACTAAACGCAGTAACCGATGCAATCCATCTTGCAAAAAATGTTGATGAAGTTGTAATGGTTGTAAGATCTGGTAAAACTTATGTTGAAGAATTAAAACACGCCAACCAATTACTTGGACAGGTAAATGTAAGTGTAGGTGGGGTAGTTCTAAACGATTTTGATGCTTCTAAAGCTCCGTTCTCCTATGGAAAGATGTATGGTTATTATGCTTATGAAGAGAAGGTTGAGAAAAAGGGAATATTCAAAAGAAGAAGAAAAAAAGAACTTGTTGTATAA
- a CDS encoding CoA-binding protein — MRSVCQILNESKTIAVVGISDKIERDSRSIAFFLKENGYDVVGVNPHLKNVDDIIVYPSLESIPFKIDIVDVFRRTDAIPDLIPDVLKVKPKTLWLQLGIRNDKAVKPVIDVGIEVIQNKCILIEFNNCK; from the coding sequence ATGCGATCCGTTTGCCAAATATTAAATGAATCTAAAACAATTGCTGTTGTAGGAATTTCGGATAAAATTGAAAGAGATAGTAGAAGTATTGCTTTTTTTCTGAAAGAAAATGGATATGATGTTGTTGGAGTAAATCCGCATTTGAAAAATGTTGATGATATAATTGTATATCCATCATTAGAAAGTATTCCTTTTAAAATTGATATAGTTGATGTCTTTCGTCGAACTGATGCTATTCCGGATTTGATCCCTGATGTTTTAAAGGTAAAACCAAAAACCTTATGGCTGCAACTTGGTATTAGAAACGATAAAGCTGTAAAACCTGTCATTGATGTTGGAATAGAAGTCATCCAGAATAAATGTATTCTTATTGAGTTTAATAATTGTAAATAA
- a CDS encoding nucleotide sugar dehydrogenase: protein MELLEIIKNKTAKVGIIGLGYVGLPLGLEFANKGFDVLGFDLDDKKISSIEEGKSYFKHISNDRIAKAFNGGNFNATTDFSKLPEVDAIIICVPTPLDEHREPDLSFIINTAKTVSQYLREGQLVVLESTTYPGTTDEILLPMFEESQKLKAKNLMVEELHDSNVQDFVESDDTSVASSFKVGKDFFLAFSPEREDPNNPDFSTSTIPKVVGGVTPQCLEVALALYNNVIVKTVPVSSTRIAEATKLLENIYRSVNIALVNELKMVFDKMNIDVWEVISAASTKPFGFQAFYPGPGLGGHCIPIDPFYLTWKAHEYDVNTKFIELAGEINTSMPYYVVEKAAEALNKFQKSLNGAKILILGASYKKDIDDMRESPSLKLIDILEKKGAVVDYYDPYVPSLPKSRHYKFEMRSVDLTKDVLKSYDLVLVSTDHSTVDYKFVHDNSKLLLDTRNAFGNRGIFSSKIVKA from the coding sequence ATGGAATTGCTGGAAATAATAAAAAATAAGACTGCAAAAGTAGGCATCATTGGACTTGGGTATGTTGGTTTACCATTAGGATTGGAATTCGCCAATAAAGGATTTGATGTACTGGGATTTGATTTGGATGATAAAAAGATATCATCCATTGAAGAAGGGAAAAGTTATTTTAAACATATTTCTAACGATAGAATTGCAAAAGCTTTTAATGGCGGAAACTTTAATGCAACAACAGATTTTTCTAAATTGCCAGAAGTAGATGCAATTATTATTTGCGTTCCTACTCCGTTAGACGAACATAGAGAACCAGATTTAAGTTTTATCATTAACACTGCAAAAACAGTTTCTCAATATTTAAGAGAAGGTCAATTGGTTGTTTTAGAATCTACAACTTATCCGGGAACTACAGACGAAATTCTACTCCCTATGTTTGAAGAAAGCCAAAAGTTAAAAGCTAAAAACCTGATGGTTGAAGAACTTCACGATTCCAATGTGCAGGATTTTGTTGAATCAGATGATACATCAGTCGCTTCTTCTTTTAAAGTTGGCAAGGATTTCTTTCTTGCATTCTCGCCTGAAAGGGAAGATCCAAACAATCCTGATTTTAGCACTTCAACAATTCCCAAAGTTGTTGGTGGTGTTACCCCCCAATGTTTAGAAGTCGCGCTTGCACTTTATAATAATGTTATCGTAAAAACTGTTCCAGTTAGTTCAACACGCATTGCCGAAGCAACAAAGCTGCTGGAAAATATCTATCGTTCTGTAAATATTGCGTTAGTAAATGAATTGAAGATGGTTTTTGACAAAATGAATATTGATGTTTGGGAAGTTATAAGTGCTGCCTCAACAAAACCTTTTGGATTCCAGGCATTTTATCCAGGACCAGGATTAGGTGGGCACTGCATTCCAATTGATCCTTTCTATCTAACCTGGAAAGCGCACGAATATGATGTGAATACAAAATTTATTGAATTGGCTGGTGAGATAAATACTTCAATGCCATATTATGTTGTTGAAAAAGCGGCAGAAGCGCTGAATAAATTTCAGAAATCATTAAATGGTGCAAAGATTTTAATTCTAGGAGCATCTTATAAAAAAGATATTGATGATATGCGCGAGTCTCCATCGCTTAAGTTGATAGATATTTTAGAAAAGAAGGGTGCCGTAGTAGATTATTATGATCCCTATGTTCCAAGTTTACCAAAGAGCCGTCATTATAAATTTGAAATGCGTTCTGTGGACTTAACGAAAGATGTTCTTAAGAGTTATGATTTGGTTTTAGTAAGTACCGATCATTCAACTGTGGATTATAAGTTTGTACACGACAATTCCAAACTGCTTTTGGATACACGAAATGCATTTGGAAACCGTGGCATATTTTCTTCAAAAATTGTGAAAGCATAA
- a CDS encoding O-antigen ligase family protein translates to MQLSFKLYNYFYDIINFVFIFSLFNDNYFAQAFGSNSLRAIFALFILFNLKRLYKNFTNPVLLKELIPFFIFLSLNFFILIINPGSDDKIHLLNNFLLLIAMFVITVVYINCDFNKVIYFIWIAILLSVIILVFNKSISQWTFRKTGGTNDPNEFATQLLSFIALSIFLFRKNKNYFFLIISVIAFVYAILQAASLSSFLAFGVISVFVLLRYMRLAFAKSLVTAVIALVLFGFIFLTFQDNILKMKSVNNVMGRTEKTQTAQSRFKSWNAGLNMFVDKPFLGVGMNNYGDNSPKYSKVYLAKDAVAPHNVYLKALAETGILVFFSFIIFLLDLFTKHFKRIISTDFFWIYLASISYMLMGFTLGLNYNKYLWLTLALLMNVHIQIYLQRKAQLIVSNNIKEVE, encoded by the coding sequence ATGCAACTCAGCTTCAAGCTGTATAATTATTTTTATGACATTATCAATTTTGTTTTCATTTTCAGTTTGTTTAATGATAATTATTTTGCTCAGGCATTTGGTAGCAATTCTCTAAGGGCAATTTTTGCACTTTTCATTTTATTTAATTTAAAAAGGCTTTACAAAAATTTTACTAACCCGGTATTACTAAAAGAATTAATCCCCTTTTTTATATTCCTAAGTTTAAATTTTTTCATTCTAATTATTAATCCAGGTTCTGATGATAAAATCCACCTGCTCAATAATTTTCTTTTGCTAATTGCAATGTTTGTAATAACTGTTGTTTATATCAATTGCGATTTTAATAAAGTAATATATTTCATCTGGATTGCCATTTTACTCTCAGTTATTATTTTAGTTTTCAATAAGTCAATATCTCAATGGACTTTTAGAAAAACGGGTGGAACAAATGATCCTAACGAATTTGCAACACAACTTCTTTCATTTATAGCTTTATCAATATTCTTATTCAGAAAGAACAAGAATTATTTCTTTTTGATTATATCGGTGATTGCATTTGTTTATGCAATTTTACAGGCAGCTTCTCTTTCGTCCTTTCTGGCTTTTGGTGTAATTAGTGTATTTGTTCTTTTAAGATATATGCGGTTAGCATTTGCCAAAAGCTTAGTTACAGCAGTTATTGCTTTAGTATTATTCGGGTTTATCTTTTTAACATTTCAGGATAATATTTTAAAAATGAAATCTGTAAATAATGTTATGGGTAGAACCGAAAAGACACAAACTGCTCAATCTCGTTTTAAAAGCTGGAATGCTGGTTTGAATATGTTTGTAGACAAACCCTTTCTTGGCGTAGGTATGAATAATTATGGAGATAATTCTCCCAAATATTCAAAAGTATATTTAGCTAAGGATGCTGTTGCTCCTCATAATGTTTATTTAAAAGCACTTGCTGAAACAGGAATTCTGGTTTTCTTTTCATTTATAATTTTTCTATTGGATTTATTCACCAAACATTTTAAAAGAATTATATCAACAGATTTCTTTTGGATTTATTTAGCATCTATATCATATATGCTTATGGGTTTTACACTTGGATTGAACTACAATAAATATCTTTGGTTAACATTAGCATTATTGATGAACGTACATATTCAGATTTACCTACAAAGGAAAGCACAGTTAATTGTTTCAAACAATATCAAGGAAGTAGAATGA
- a CDS encoding SLBB domain-containing protein codes for MAQFKSVVLVIVLVLLVGTKISAQEISGFYKVDNTGELTKKVNIWGYVKNPGRYEVPASTNLVQLISIAGGPQQYATLDNVKVFRLLDNGAKSEREVDVENLSKTLNSDLILNNEDTIVVDYSATVTWKDILNFLYTPVALVVSVIFIIDRVKK; via the coding sequence ATGGCACAGTTTAAGTCCGTTGTTTTAGTAATAGTTTTGGTTCTTCTTGTCGGCACCAAAATATCTGCACAGGAGATTAGTGGTTTTTATAAAGTTGATAATACAGGTGAACTAACCAAGAAGGTTAATATTTGGGGATATGTAAAAAATCCTGGTAGGTATGAAGTTCCTGCTTCTACCAATCTTGTTCAACTTATTTCTATTGCTGGCGGACCGCAGCAATATGCAACATTAGACAACGTTAAAGTTTTTAGACTCCTTGATAACGGCGCCAAATCTGAAAGGGAAGTTGATGTGGAAAATCTTTCGAAAACATTAAATTCAGATTTGATATTAAATAATGAAGATACAATCGTTGTTGATTATAGTGCCACAGTTACCTGGAAAGACATTCTTAATTTCCTTTATACTCCAGTAGCTTTGGTTGTAAGTGTTATTTTCATTATCGATAGAGTCAAGAAGTAA
- a CDS encoding RsmE family RNA methyltransferase, producing the protein MNSGSLSNIELYYSPNENIFRDKIVILGEECNHIVNVMRHSIGDDIYVSNGEGKIYNCIITIIEKSKVSCEIKNILPFENRLSNIFFCIPKLKSQDRFEFALEKCVELGITNFIIYPARNSIIKGNKLDRWQKILLSAMKQSLRSYLPKINIVDSFEQIIKLGNNVVIFEQNSNKSISSLDLNSELNYYFIFGPEGGLDLNEIRLIDPENIYHLGQNRLRTETAILKVASYLSLKQ; encoded by the coding sequence TTGAACTCGGGTTCTCTTTCTAACATTGAATTATATTATTCTCCAAATGAGAATATTTTTAGGGACAAAATTGTAATCCTTGGTGAAGAGTGTAACCACATTGTAAATGTTATGCGCCATTCAATTGGAGATGATATTTATGTTTCAAACGGTGAAGGCAAGATTTACAATTGCATAATTACTATTATTGAAAAATCCAAAGTTAGTTGCGAAATAAAAAACATTTTGCCATTTGAAAATAGATTATCGAATATTTTTTTCTGCATTCCCAAATTAAAAAGTCAGGATAGATTTGAATTTGCCCTGGAAAAATGTGTTGAATTAGGAATTACAAATTTTATAATTTATCCAGCTAGAAATTCCATCATTAAAGGGAATAAATTGGATCGTTGGCAAAAAATACTCCTTTCAGCAATGAAGCAATCATTAAGAAGTTATTTACCAAAAATTAATATTGTTGATTCATTTGAACAAATAATAAAACTTGGAAATAATGTAGTAATATTTGAACAAAATTCGAATAAAAGCATTTCAAGTTTGGACCTGAACAGTGAATTGAATTACTATTTTATTTTTGGACCAGAAGGTGGGCTGGATCTTAATGAAATTCGATTAATTGATCCAGAAAATATTTATCATCTTGGGCAAAACCGATTACGTACAGAAACAGCAATTCTAAAAGTCGCTTCATATTTGTCTTTAAAACAATAA